The following are encoded in a window of Methylicorpusculum oleiharenae genomic DNA:
- the kdpA gene encoding potassium-transporting ATPase subunit KdpA, whose protein sequence is MTAQGLLQIAIYVIVLLTLTKPLGTYMARVYQDESVGLNRGFAGIELLFYRLSGVNPEQEMRWTQYALALLAFNLLGLLVVYVLQRFQDVLPLNPQALPAVTPDSSFNTAVSFTTNTNWQGYGGETTMSYLTQMLGLSVQNFLSAASGMAVLVALIRGLSRRNSNSIGNFWVDMTRSTLYILLPLSFLLAIVLVGQGVVQSFNPYQTVNLQESVSYSVPKLDADGKAVVDAEGKPVSVTVQIQQQTLALGPAASQIAIKQLGTNGGGFFNVNSAHPYENPTPLSNFLEMLAILLIPSALCYTFGVMVGDTRQGWAILGAMTLVFVALIFVMVSAEQSGNPALSALGVDQTANSQQAGGNMEGKEARFGIVNSGLWAVATTAASNGSVNSLHDSYTPIGGMVPMWLMQLGEVIYGGVGSGLYGMIVFAIVAVFIAGLMIGRTPEYLGKKIEAYEMKMAAIVILIPPFMVLGGTALSLMLDAGKASIFNPGAHGFSEVLYAYSSAGNNNGSAFGGLSANVPFYNFMLGSAMLFSRYWLMIPVLVIAGSLAAKKKVPVGPGTLPTHTPLFAVLLIITVLMVGALTFVPALALGPIVEHLQMIGQH, encoded by the coding sequence ATGACAGCGCAAGGTTTGTTACAGATTGCAATTTACGTCATCGTGCTGCTGACGCTGACCAAGCCTTTGGGCACTTATATGGCGCGTGTTTATCAAGACGAATCGGTGGGTCTGAACCGCGGATTCGCCGGGATTGAACTTTTGTTCTATCGCCTTAGCGGCGTCAATCCGGAACAGGAGATGCGCTGGACGCAGTACGCTCTGGCGTTATTGGCTTTCAATCTATTGGGACTGCTTGTGGTTTATGTGCTGCAACGCTTTCAGGACGTGCTGCCGTTGAATCCGCAAGCATTGCCTGCGGTGACGCCGGATTCCTCGTTCAACACCGCCGTCAGTTTCACCACCAATACCAACTGGCAGGGCTATGGAGGCGAAACGACGATGAGCTATCTGACCCAAATGCTCGGTTTATCGGTACAGAATTTCCTGTCTGCCGCCAGCGGTATGGCGGTGCTGGTGGCGCTGATTCGAGGTTTAAGCCGCCGTAACAGCAACAGTATCGGTAATTTCTGGGTCGATATGACCCGCAGCACCTTGTACATCCTGCTGCCCTTATCGTTTTTGCTGGCGATCGTGCTGGTCGGACAGGGCGTGGTGCAGAGCTTTAATCCGTATCAGACGGTTAACTTGCAGGAGTCGGTCAGCTACTCAGTACCAAAACTGGATGCTGATGGCAAAGCCGTGGTGGATGCCGAAGGTAAACCTGTCTCCGTTACCGTGCAAATTCAACAGCAAACTTTAGCTCTGGGACCTGCCGCTTCGCAGATCGCGATCAAGCAGTTGGGCACCAATGGCGGTGGTTTTTTCAACGTCAACTCGGCCCATCCGTATGAAAATCCCACGCCGCTGTCCAACTTTCTGGAAATGCTGGCGATCCTGCTGATTCCATCCGCGCTGTGCTACACCTTTGGAGTGATGGTGGGCGACACCCGTCAAGGCTGGGCTATATTGGGTGCAATGACGTTGGTGTTCGTGGCTCTGATCTTCGTCATGGTGTCTGCCGAGCAAAGTGGCAATCCGGCGTTATCCGCGCTGGGCGTCGATCAGACTGCTAACAGCCAACAGGCAGGCGGCAACATGGAAGGTAAGGAAGCTCGCTTCGGTATCGTCAACTCCGGCCTGTGGGCCGTGGCAACGACGGCTGCTTCCAACGGTTCGGTCAACTCCTTGCACGATTCATACACCCCCATCGGCGGCATGGTACCGATGTGGCTGATGCAATTGGGTGAAGTGATTTATGGCGGGGTTGGTTCCGGCTTATACGGCATGATCGTATTCGCCATCGTCGCGGTGTTCATCGCCGGTTTGATGATAGGTCGCACGCCGGAATACCTGGGCAAGAAAATCGAAGCCTACGAGATGAAAATGGCGGCTATCGTGATTTTGATCCCGCCGTTTATGGTGCTGGGTGGCACGGCGTTAAGCCTTATGCTGGATGCCGGCAAAGCCTCGATTTTCAACCCCGGTGCCCACGGCTTCAGCGAGGTGCTGTATGCCTATTCTTCGGCCGGAAACAACAACGGTAGTGCCTTCGGCGGTTTGTCGGCCAACGTCCCCTTCTATAACTTCATGTTGGGTTCGGCGATGTTGTTCTCCCGCTATTGGCTGATGATTCCGGTATTGGTGATTGCAGGTTCCTTGGCTGCCAAGAAAAAAGTACCGGTGGGGCCCGGCACCTTGCCGACTCATACTCCATTGTTTGCGGTATTGCTGATTATCACCGTACTGATGGTCGGTGCCTTGACCTTCGTGCCGGCACTGGCTTTGGGACCCATTGTCGAGCATTTACAAATGATCGGCCAACACTAA
- the kdpC gene encoding potassium-transporting ATPase subunit KdpC: MSTYLKPAAMLLMILTLITGVIYPGVVTVLAQLMFADQANGSLIVDEQGHAKGSALIGQPFTATRYFWGRPSATGPQPYNAEASAGSNLGPTNPALIHAVSARIKALQAAYPTNNAPVPVDLVTASASGLDPHISIAAAEYQINRIAKARQIDAVKLRELVDEFTESRQWQVFGEPRVHVLRLNVALDELKRKSGQ; the protein is encoded by the coding sequence ATGTCTACTTATTTAAAACCCGCTGCGATGCTGTTGATGATATTGACACTGATTACCGGGGTTATTTATCCGGGAGTTGTTACCGTACTGGCCCAACTCATGTTTGCTGATCAAGCCAACGGCAGCCTCATCGTCGATGAGCAGGGGCACGCAAAAGGTTCGGCTTTAATCGGCCAGCCGTTCACGGCAACTCGATACTTTTGGGGGCGTCCCTCAGCCACCGGACCTCAGCCGTATAATGCTGAGGCGTCTGCGGGCTCCAATCTGGGTCCGACCAATCCGGCATTAATCCATGCCGTTTCTGCTCGCATCAAGGCATTGCAAGCTGCCTATCCCACCAATAATGCACCGGTCCCGGTGGATTTGGTGACGGCCTCCGCGAGCGGCCTTGATCCTCATATCAGTATTGCAGCAGCAGAGTATCAGATCAATCGCATCGCCAAAGCACGACAAATTGATGCAGTCAAGCTGCGTGAGCTGGTTGATGAGTTTACTGAAAGCCGTCAGTGGCAGGTGTTTGGGGAGCCCAGAGTCCATGTTTTACGGTTGAATGTGGCTCTGGATGAATTGAAACGAAAATCCGGACAGTAA
- the kdpB gene encoding potassium-transporting ATPase subunit KdpB, whose product MTSKLVSTSLMDPQILQQALFDAFAKLTPKQQWKNPVMFVVYLSCLLTTVLWLQALSGESEESAGFILSITLWLWFTVLFANFAEAIAEGRSKAQAAFLRTAKRDIAAKKLDEPRYGSNYSKIAGSSLSKDDVVLIEAGDYVPGDGEVIEGVASVDESAITGESAPVIRESGGDFSSVTGGTRVLSDWLVVKISTNPGETFLDRMIAMVECAKRQKTPNEIALTILLVALSLVFLMATVTLLPFSLYSVETAGSGSPISVTVLVALLVCLIPTTIGGLLSAIGVAGIGRMMQKNVIATSGRAVEAAGDVDVLLLDKTGTITLGNRQASGFFPVKGITDKELADAAQLASLADETPEGRSIVVLAKHKYGLRERDIHSLGATFVHFSAQTRMSGVNLQGRQIRKGAADSIRASIEEQGGKVPQELKSLVDDVSRRGSTPLVVSEGKQALGVIELKDIVKGGIKERFIELRQMGIKTIMITGDNRLTAAAIAAEAGVDDFLAEATPEAKLALIRQHQTDGRLVAMTGDGTNDAPALAQADVAVAMNSGTQAAKEAGNMVDLDSNPTKLIEIVETGKQMLMTRGALTTFSIANDVAKYFAIIPAAFATTYPGLNVLNVMGLATPSSAILSAVIFNALIIIALIPLALKGIKYQPVGAEKLLQNNLLVYGVGGLIVPFVGIKGIDLLLVAMNLV is encoded by the coding sequence ATGACTAGCAAACTCGTTTCAACATCCTTAATGGATCCGCAAATCTTGCAACAAGCGTTATTCGACGCTTTTGCCAAACTCACGCCGAAGCAGCAATGGAAGAACCCGGTGATGTTCGTGGTCTATCTGAGCTGCCTGCTCACCACCGTGTTGTGGCTGCAAGCACTGAGCGGTGAAAGCGAGGAGTCCGCCGGTTTCATTCTGAGCATTACCCTCTGGCTATGGTTTACCGTGCTATTTGCCAACTTTGCCGAAGCGATAGCCGAGGGGCGCAGTAAAGCCCAAGCGGCATTTTTACGCACCGCCAAGCGCGATATTGCCGCCAAAAAACTCGATGAACCCCGCTACGGCAGCAACTATTCCAAAATTGCCGGTTCCAGCTTGAGTAAAGATGATGTGGTGTTGATTGAAGCCGGAGATTATGTGCCGGGCGACGGCGAGGTGATAGAGGGCGTGGCATCGGTAGACGAAAGCGCAATCACCGGCGAAAGCGCGCCGGTGATCCGCGAGTCAGGCGGAGACTTCAGTTCCGTTACCGGCGGTACACGGGTCTTATCCGATTGGCTGGTCGTGAAGATTTCTACGAATCCGGGTGAAACCTTTCTGGATCGGATGATTGCTATGGTGGAATGCGCCAAACGCCAGAAAACCCCTAACGAAATCGCGCTGACCATTCTGCTGGTGGCTCTGTCCTTAGTTTTTCTGATGGCGACGGTCACTTTGCTGCCGTTCTCTTTGTATAGCGTGGAAACTGCCGGTAGCGGTAGCCCGATCTCCGTTACCGTATTGGTCGCCTTGTTGGTGTGCTTGATCCCAACCACCATTGGCGGCTTGTTGTCGGCGATTGGTGTTGCCGGCATCGGCCGCATGATGCAAAAGAATGTTATCGCTACCTCAGGCCGGGCCGTCGAAGCCGCCGGCGATGTTGATGTGCTGTTGCTGGACAAGACCGGCACCATTACCTTGGGTAATCGTCAAGCTTCAGGGTTCTTTCCTGTTAAAGGGATTACCGATAAGGAATTGGCCGATGCCGCACAATTGGCCTCATTGGCAGATGAAACCCCGGAAGGCCGCAGTATCGTGGTACTTGCCAAGCACAAATACGGTTTACGTGAGCGGGATATTCATTCGCTAGGGGCGACTTTTGTTCACTTTAGCGCTCAAACCCGGATGAGTGGCGTCAATTTGCAAGGCCGTCAAATTCGTAAAGGTGCGGCTGATTCTATTCGTGCCTCTATTGAAGAACAGGGGGGCAAGGTTCCGCAAGAACTTAAATCGCTGGTTGACGATGTGTCGCGTCGCGGCAGTACGCCTCTGGTGGTCTCCGAAGGGAAGCAAGCCTTGGGGGTGATTGAGTTGAAAGACATCGTCAAGGGCGGCATCAAGGAGCGTTTTATTGAATTACGGCAGATGGGTATCAAGACCATCATGATCACCGGTGACAACCGGTTGACGGCTGCCGCCATTGCCGCAGAAGCCGGAGTCGACGACTTTCTGGCAGAAGCCACCCCGGAAGCCAAGCTAGCCCTGATCCGCCAACATCAAACTGATGGCCGACTGGTGGCGATGACCGGCGACGGCACCAATGACGCACCGGCTTTGGCGCAGGCCGATGTGGCGGTGGCAATGAACAGTGGCACCCAAGCAGCCAAGGAAGCCGGCAATATGGTCGATCTGGATTCCAACCCAACCAAGTTGATCGAAATAGTCGAAACCGGCAAGCAAATGCTGATGACCCGGGGCGCGCTGACTACATTCAGCATTGCCAATGATGTCGCTAAATACTTTGCGATCATTCCTGCCGCATTTGCTACAACCTATCCTGGCTTGAATGTACTGAATGTGATGGGATTAGCCACACCGTCCAGTGCAATTCTTTCGGCCGTAATTTTCAATGCATTGATCATCATTGCCCTGATTCCTCTGGCCTTGAAAGGTATCAAATACCAGCCGGTCGGCGCCGAGAAACTGCTGCAAAACAACTTGCTGGTCTATGGCGTCGGTGGTTTGATCGTTCCGTTTGTCGGCATCAAGGGGATAGATCTTCTTTTAGTTGCAATGAATCTGGTGTAA